A single region of the Canis lupus familiaris isolate Mischka breed German Shepherd chromosome 35, alternate assembly UU_Cfam_GSD_1.0, whole genome shotgun sequence genome encodes:
- the LOC119867697 gene encoding histone H4 has protein sequence MSGRGKGGKGLGKGGAKRHRKVLRDNIQGITKPAIRRLARRGGVKRISGLIYEETRGVLKVFLENVIRDAVTYTEHAKRKTVTAMDVVYALKRQGRTLYGFGG, from the coding sequence ATGTCTGGTCGCGGCAAGGGCGGGAAGGGGCTGGGCAAGGGCGGCGCCAAGCGCCACCGCAAGGTGCTGCGCGACAACATCCAGGGCATCACCAAGCCCGCCATCCGGCGGCTGGCCCGGCGCGGCGGCGTCAAGCGCATCTCGGGCCTCATCTACGAGGAGACCCGCGGGGTGCTCAAGGTGTTCCTGGAGAACGTGATCCGGGACGCCGTCACCTACACGGAGCACGCCAAGCGCAAGACGGTCACGGCCATGGACGTGGTCTACGCGCTCAAGCGCCAGGGCCGCACCCTCTACGGCTTCGGGGGTTAA
- the LOC119867688 gene encoding histone H3.1: MARTKQTARKSTGGKAPRKQLATKAARKSAPATGGVKKPHRYRPGTVALREIRRYQKSTELLIRKLPFQRLVREIAQDFKTDLRFQSSAVMALQEACEAYLVGLFEDTNLCAIHAKRVTIMPKDIQLARRIRGERA, encoded by the coding sequence ATGGCTCGCACGAAGCAGACGGCGCGCAAGTCGACGGGCGGCAAGGCCCCGCGCAAGCAGCTGGCCACCAAGGCGGCCCGCAAGAGCGCGCCGGCCACCGGCGGCGTCAAGAAGCCGCACCGCTACCGGCCCGGCACGGTGGCCCTGCGCGAGATCCGGCGCTACCAGAAGTCCACGGAGCTGCTGATCCGCAAGCTGCCGTTCCAGCGCCTGGTGCGCGAGATCGCGCAGGACTTCAAGACCGACCTGCGCTTCCAGAGCTCGGCCGTCATGGCGCTGCAGGAGGCGTGCGAGGCCTACCTGGTGGGGCTCTTCGAGGACACCAACCTCTGCGCCATCCACGCCAAGCGCGTCACCATCATGCCCAAGGACATCCAGCTGGCGCGCCGCATCCGCGGGGAGAGGGCGTAA
- the H2AC4 gene encoding histone H2A type 1-B isoform X1, with the protein MSGRGKQGGKARAKAKTRSSRAGLQFPVGRVHRLLRKGNYSERVGAGAPVYLAAVLEYLTAEILELAGNAARDNKKTRIIPRHLQLAIRNDEELNKLLGRVTIAQGGVLPNIQAVLLPKKTESHHKAKGK; encoded by the coding sequence ATGTCGGGACGCGGGAAGCAGGGCGGCAAGGCTCGCGCCAAGGCCAAGACGCGCTCGTCGCGCGCCGGGCTCCAGTTCCCGGTGGGCCGCGTCCACCGCCTGCTCCGCAAGGGCAACTACTCGGAGCGGGTCGGGGCGGGCGCGCCGGTGTACCTGGCGGCCGTGCTGGAGTACCTGACGGCCGAGATCCTGGAGCTGGCGGGCAACGCGGCCCGCGACAACAAGAAGACGCGCATCATCCCGCGCCACCTGCAGCTGGCCATCCGCAACGACGAGGAGCTCAACAAGCTGCTGGGCCGCGTGACCATCGCGCAGGGCGGCGTCCTGCCCAACATCCAGGCCGTGCTGCTGCCCAAGAAGACCGAGAGTCACCACAAGGCCAAGGGGAAGtaa
- the H2BC3 gene encoding histone H2B type 1-B — translation MPEPSKSAPAPKKGSKKAITKAQKKDGKKRKRSRKESYSIYVYKVLKQVHPDTGISSKAMGIMNSFVNDIFERIAGEASRLAHYNKRSTITSREIQTAVRLLLPGELAKHAVSEGTKAVTKYTSSK, via the coding sequence ATGCCTGAGCCTTCTAAATCTGCTCCGGCCCCGAAGAAGGGCTCCAAGAAAGCTATCACTAAGGCGCAGAAGAAGGACGGCAAGAAGCGCAAGCGCAGCCGCAAGGAGAGCTATTCCATCTACGTGTACAAGGTGCTGAAGCAGGTGCACCCCGACACGGGCATCTCGTCCAAGGCCATGGGCATCATGAACTCGTTCGTCAACGACATCTTCGAGCGCATCGCGGGCGAGGCGTCGCGCCTGGCGCATTACAACAAGCGCTCGACCATCACGTCCAGGGAGATCCAGACGGCCGTGCGCCTGCTGCTGCCCGGGGAGCTGGCCAAGCACGCCGTGTCCGAGGGCACCAAGGCCGTCACCAAGTACACCAGCTCCAAGTGA
- the H2AC5 gene encoding histone H2A type 1-E: MSGRGKQGGKARAKAKTRSSRAGLQFPVGRVHRLLRKGNYAERVGAGAPVYLAAVLEYLTAEILELAGNAARDNKKTRIIPRHLQLAIRNDEELNKLLGRVTIAQGGVLPNIQAVLLPKKTESHHKAKGK, encoded by the coding sequence ATGTCGGGTCGGGGAAAGCAGGGCGGCAAGGCTCGCGCCAAGGCCAAGACGCGCTCGTCGCGGGCCGGGCTCCAGTTCCCGGTGGGCCGCGTCCACCGCCTGCTCCGCAAGGGCAACTACGCGGAGCGGGTCGGGGCGGGCGCGCCGGTGTACCTGGCGGCCGTGCTGGAGTACCTGACGGCCGAGATCCTGGAGCTGGCGGGCAACGCGGCCCGCGACAACAAGAAGACGCGCATCATCCCGCGCCACCTGCAGCTGGCCATCCGCAACGACGAGGAGCTCAACAAGCTGCTGGGCCGCGTGACCATCGCGCAGGGCGGCGTCCTGCCCAACATCCAGGCCGTGCTGCTGCCCAAGAAGACCGAGAGCCACCACAAGGCCAAAGGGAAGTAA
- the H1-2 gene encoding histone H1.2, producing MSETAPAAPAAAPPAEKAPVKKKAAKKPAGARRKASGPPVSELITKAVAASKERSGVSLAALKKALAAAGYDVEKNNSRIKLGLKSLVSKGTLVQTKGTGASGSFKLNKKAASGEAKPKAKKAGAAKPKRAAGTAKKPKKAAGTGTPKKSAKKTPKKAKKPAAATVAKKVAKSPKKAKAAKPKKAAKSAAKAVKPKSAKPKVTKPKKAAPKKK from the coding sequence ATGTCGGAgaccgcgcccgccgcgcccgccgccgcccccccggCGGAGAAGGCCCCCGTAAAGAAGAAGGCTGCCAAGAAGCCTGCGGGGGCGCGCCGCAAGGCGTCCGGGCCCCCGGTGTCCGAGCTCATCACCAAGGCCGTGGCCGCGTCCAAGGAGCGCAGCGGCGTGTCCCTGGCCGCGCTCAAGAAGGCGCTGGCGGCCGCCGGCTACGACGTGGAGAAGAACAACAGCCGCATCAAGCTGGGCCTCAAGAGCCTGGTGAGCAAGGGGACCCTGGTGCAGACCAAGGGCACCGGCGCCTCGGGCTCCTTCAAGCTCAACAAGAAGGCGGCCTCCGGGGAGGCCAAGCCCAAGGCCAAGAAGGCGGGCGCGGCCAAGCCCAAGCGGGCGGCGGGGACGGCCAAGAAGCCCAAGAAGGCAGCGGGGACCGGCACCCCCAAGAAGAGCGCCAAGAAGACCCCGAAGAAGGCCAAGAAGCCCGCCGCGGCCACCGTCGCCAAGAAGGTGGCCAAGAGCCCCAAGAAGGCGAAGGCGGCCAAGCCCAAGAAGGCGGCCAAGAGCGCGGCTAAGGCCGTGAAGCCCAAGTCGGCCAAGCCCAAGGTTACCAAACCCAAGAAGGCTGCGCCCAAAAAGAAGTAG